The Paenibacillus polymyxa M1 DNA segment TCACACGTACACGTTCCTTCAATTGGAGCAATAAATCAACATCTCGTCGTACAAGCGGACTACGCGTCTGTACAAAGAGAAAATCTGGCGGATCTTCCACCATCACTTCCAGCAGAGATCGGGTCACCTCTTCCTTGTACTCGGCCGGCTGATAAGGGTCAGTGCTTGACGACATAAAAATCGTGACTTTCCCTCTAGATTGGGCCCTGCGAAGCTCCTTGCGAAGAATATCTGCCGCCTCTTTTTTAATATCAACCCATGTTCCCCAGGCTTCCCTCCGAAACGTAGAGACTGGCAATTGGCGTACATAACAATACGAGCAACCAAAGGTACAGCCGGTATACGGGTTCAACGAGTGTGTATACCCTGACAAGAAGCCGGTTCCTTTATTCAATAGAGTCTTGGGAGATTTGTAATACTCATTTTTCATACCTAACCTCACTACTATATTGATTTGTGTGTGCGATTTTTTTCAAGCTGCAAAAGCTTCACCTTCATGTCCAGCCCCCCACGATACCCGGTCAAAGCTCCATTCTTACCAATGACCCGGTGACAAGGGATGGTGACCAAAATCGGATTAGCACCGATGGCAGAACCTACCGCACGAACAGAGTTCGGCTTTTGAATAGCGTTGGCAATATCTGAATAGGATTGTGTCTCCCCATACGGAATATTACACAGCGCGTTCCATACAGCCATTTGAAATGCAGTTCCATGAAAGTCAAAAGGGAATGTAAAATGTGTGCGCTCCCCTTGGAAATATTCAATCAACTCCTTGGCATAGAGCTGTAAAACGATATCCTCTTCAACTAAAGGACTGTCGGGAAATCGACTTCCTGCCCATGTTATCAATTCCTCTACAGGTTGATTAAGCGAACCGACATAACATAATCCTTCCGATGTAGCTGCAATATATAAATTCCAATCCTCGTGCGTCAATAATGACCAATAGATCGTTTTATTCATTTGATGTACCATGCTGTGTACCTCCTTTTTGAGTTGCTTTGGATTCGAGTTGGCGATACTGCAACGGGGTGTAACCTGTATTCTTTTTAAACAACGTAATAAAGTAAGGGATATTGGACAGACCTACGTTCTCCCCCACTTCCGCAACAGATTGATGTGAGCAAATAAGCAGCTTCTTCGCTTGTTTCAACCTAGTACGCTGTATATATTCCATCGGAGTGACATGCATGATTCGCTTGAAGGTACGATGTAAATGATACGGGCTTCCATGACTTATCTCTGCCAGGACGTGCAATGTTAAGTCCTTCATATAGTTCGAATCTACGTATTCTGCAACTCCTGCGATCCAGTCGTGATCAGGCAATCGTTGTCCTGTCGGTTTACATCTTTTACACGGACGAAAATGCTCAGCCAAAGCCTGCTCTGCTGATGTAAATAAACGGATGTTCTCTCTTTTAGGAGGTCGGGATTTGCAGGAGGGGCGACAAAATATTTTCGTTGTCTTCACAGCATACAAAAATACCCCGTCATAAGACTTGTCATTTTCTACAATAGCTCTCCACTTTTCGTCTGTTATGGATAAATCGGATGTGCTCATGTTAATCCCCTCTCTTGTGCAATGTCCCCTTCCTCATATCCAAATTATAAACTAAATAGTGAACATATGTACCCCTCCTGGAATGTAAAAGCAAGATAACGAAAAAAAGTGACTCCGCGCGGAGCCACCTTTGATTTTAGTTCTCTATCTTATTTAGGCTTGCAGCTTACCGGGTTCAACCGTAATCTTCGTCTCATCTGAAGGATGCTGATATGCCTGTGACCAATAATCTGCATTTGAAATTCCCGCCTGCTTCGGGTCAAATACCGGGTCTAGCCCTTGGCGCCGTTGCCGCTCGTAATCCTTAAGCACGAGAAGCGCAGGCTTGGCCAAAAGGATCATAGCAATCAGATTCACCCACATCATAATACCGACCCCCATATCCCCCAGTGTCCACGCCAACGCAGATTCCTTGACGACCGTTCCATAAAAGGTCGAACCCAGAATAACCAACTTTAACAGGAACATAGGCCATCTGGCTTTACGGTCGGCAACCAGGTAGGCCATATTGGTTTCAGCGATGTAATAATAGGCGATAATGGTGGTAAAGGCGAAAAAGAACAAGGTTATGGACAAGAGGCTTGATCCGAAACCCGGGAATACCGATTCAATAGCAGCCTGTGTATATTGTGTTCCTTCTTCAACACCCGGGAGATGCTGCACAATATAACCCCCACCCGGTCCCTTCACGTTGTACATCCCTGTAAACAAGACCATGAAAGCCGTGGACGTACAGACTAAAAAAGTATCTACATACACGGAAAATGCTTGAACCAGCCCCTGTTTTGCTGGATGGGACACTTCTGCGGCTGCTGCCGGATGCGCACCAGAACCTTGTCCCGCTTCATTCGAATAAATGCCTCGTTTTACCCCCCAGGCAATGGCTGTCCCTGCTATACCACCGAACACTGAATCGATACCGAAGGCACTGCGAAAAATAAGGGTAAATACATCGGGAAGCGCAGTAATGTTCGTCACCATAATATAGAAAGAGACAAGGATGTAGCCAA contains these protein-coding regions:
- a CDS encoding SPL family radical SAM protein gives rise to the protein MKNEYYKSPKTLLNKGTGFLSGYTHSLNPYTGCTFGCSYCYVRQLPVSTFRREAWGTWVDIKKEAADILRKELRRAQSRGKVTIFMSSSTDPYQPAEYKEEVTRSLLEVMVEDPPDFLFVQTRSPLVRRDVDLLLQLKERVRVSITVETDREDIRKHFTPEAPPIQARLQTLQLLKEAGVPTQATIAPMLPSSEHFADKLVPLVNRVCIDDYFMGDGSGGRRTRSLNIGALYESLGLEEWYHPAAYKAVYERFLHVFPEEQLYVSKEGFEP
- a CDS encoding methylated-DNA--[protein]-cysteine S-methyltransferase, whose product is MVHQMNKTIYWSLLTHEDWNLYIAATSEGLCYVGSLNQPVEELITWAGSRFPDSPLVEEDIVLQLYAKELIEYFQGERTHFTFPFDFHGTAFQMAVWNALCNIPYGETQSYSDIANAIQKPNSVRAVGSAIGANPILVTIPCHRVIGKNGALTGYRGGLDMKVKLLQLEKNRTHKSI
- a CDS encoding alanine/glycine:cation symporter family protein, translated to MLEKWAEAVNGVIWSNPVVYVCLSVGLLFSIMTRFLQIRHFKEMIRLVFKGKSSEAGVSSFQAFTMALSGRVGTGNIAGIALAVGMGGPGAIFWMWVMAFIGSATAFVESTLAQIYKVKRDGQYRGGPAFYIEKGTGLKWFAVIFAVVALVAMCLLLPGTQSNSIAVAFHNSFGMDMKVSGIVVVVLLALIIFGGVKRIANVAQVVIPFMALGYILVSFYIMVTNITALPDVFTLIFRSAFGIDSVFGGIAGTAIAWGVKRGIYSNEAGQGSGAHPAAAAEVSHPAKQGLVQAFSVYVDTFLVCTSTAFMVLFTGMYNVKGPGGGYIVQHLPGVEEGTQYTQAAIESVFPGFGSSLLSITLFFFAFTTIIAYYYIAETNMAYLVADRKARWPMFLLKLVILGSTFYGTVVKESALAWTLGDMGVGIMMWVNLIAMILLAKPALLVLKDYERQRRQGLDPVFDPKQAGISNADYWSQAYQHPSDETKITVEPGKLQA
- a CDS encoding bifunctional transcriptional activator/DNA repair enzyme AdaA, with the translated sequence MSTSDLSITDEKWRAIVENDKSYDGVFLYAVKTTKIFCRPSCKSRPPKRENIRLFTSAEQALAEHFRPCKRCKPTGQRLPDHDWIAGVAEYVDSNYMKDLTLHVLAEISHGSPYHLHRTFKRIMHVTPMEYIQRTRLKQAKKLLICSHQSVAEVGENVGLSNIPYFITLFKKNTGYTPLQYRQLESKATQKGGTQHGTSNE